One window from the genome of Streptomyces cadmiisoli encodes:
- a CDS encoding AfsR/SARP family transcriptional regulator, with the protein MVDGGSAELLRFEVLGPLRAWRGGTPLELGPVKRQAVLAALLLRRGALASHEWLLDAVWGSEPPAGGRKVLPTHVNSLRRTLDPEGTQPAESLIRSGKGWYRFVVDEVRLDTADLEERGDTALRTVASGDLATASEELTFAMGLFRGEPLAGLPGPFAHDERQRWEERRRTLRLERLKCLVLLGRYGEALDDLGGVPASSVADRYDESLTALRVRALYGCGRQAEALGAYEDIRVRLRDELGADPGENLRRVHEAVLHQDDAFLLRPPTPSSPAPATLRPSAVPAELPHDTRGFAGRTGELARLHALLPREQERAEANTVVISAIGGAAGIGKTALAVRWAHQVRDRFPDGQLYINLHGFDHHRQPVEPGEALQLLLRSLGLAASEIPASHEAQGRMYRTRLAGRRMLVLLDNAASSEQVRPLLPGSPGCCVVVTSRNRLGDLVAHDGAHALPLDLLQPDEARALLSRALGADRVASDELAVGELIRLCGSLPLALRVAAARLAGDPALRMADLVAEMTEGNRLEALEPEGEADSPLRTAFSVSYRVLVPGARRLFRLLGLFPGAEFTAEIASGLLDAPLSQARRLLGALAAAHLVEPVTVGRYRFHDLLREYARERGLVEETEAARGAALERLLIWYLNATRATAGTWLFPELPPSLHPGEHPGMPPAVTSREWLDAERANLLAVINHAAHHGPRPVAWHLTSALFGNFWVHLPRKTWQATAETALDAAEAERDLFGQAAMHTGLMVVRWERGRAGQAMEHATRVLDIGRELGWTTGEAAGLGLRGFAKWSMARLESAYDDFTAGLRIFRENGNRYFDGFGVVGLGMTCWDLGRLSEAASRLEVALSHSAELRGWNDSMTLQILGRVYWELGRFTDGLQVLGPAVTFDKRAGYRDGRAMMLDTIAKINVELGRYDEGLEQAERALAMVKDVGRIWIQASIPHTVAAAHRKLGRPDRALRADEQALALARKGVLKRAEADSLLSLSLTHHQLGRYDEARAHAEQALSLARDHSFRVVEGQALTALFAVTARSESADSEEGNATAVKLGQEALSVHRETGHRLGEARTLIALACAVQRTDRAAAELMRQQARDVFSAMGVPSKEYEGCVD; encoded by the coding sequence GTGGTGGACGGCGGATCTGCTGAGTTGCTTCGGTTCGAGGTGCTCGGGCCGTTGCGGGCCTGGCGGGGCGGGACGCCGTTGGAGCTGGGGCCGGTCAAGCGGCAGGCCGTACTGGCCGCCCTGCTGCTGCGCCGAGGGGCCTTGGCGAGTCATGAGTGGCTGCTCGATGCGGTCTGGGGGTCGGAGCCGCCGGCGGGTGGCCGCAAGGTCCTGCCGACGCACGTCAACTCGCTGCGCAGGACGCTCGATCCGGAGGGAACCCAGCCCGCGGAGTCGCTGATCCGCAGCGGCAAGGGCTGGTACCGCTTCGTCGTCGATGAGGTCCGGCTCGACACGGCGGATCTGGAGGAGCGGGGCGACACGGCGCTGCGCACTGTCGCGTCCGGCGATCTGGCCACCGCGTCGGAGGAACTCACCTTCGCCATGGGGCTGTTCCGGGGCGAGCCCTTGGCGGGCCTGCCGGGCCCGTTCGCGCACGACGAGCGGCAGCGGTGGGAGGAGCGCCGGCGCACGCTCCGGCTGGAACGACTCAAGTGCCTGGTTCTGCTGGGCCGGTACGGCGAAGCCCTGGACGATCTCGGCGGCGTGCCGGCGTCTTCGGTGGCCGACCGCTACGACGAGTCGCTGACCGCCTTGCGCGTGCGGGCCCTGTACGGCTGCGGACGACAGGCGGAAGCCCTGGGCGCCTACGAGGACATACGCGTACGGTTGCGGGACGAACTCGGGGCCGATCCCGGCGAGAACTTGCGCCGGGTGCACGAGGCGGTGCTGCACCAGGACGATGCCTTCCTCCTGCGTCCGCCCACTCCTTCCTCCCCGGCGCCCGCCACACTTCGCCCGAGCGCGGTGCCCGCAGAACTCCCGCACGACACACGGGGTTTCGCCGGACGCACCGGCGAACTGGCTCGACTGCACGCGCTGCTTCCGCGGGAGCAGGAGCGGGCGGAGGCGAACACCGTGGTCATCTCCGCCATCGGCGGCGCTGCCGGTATCGGCAAGACCGCGCTGGCCGTGCGCTGGGCGCACCAGGTCCGCGACCGGTTTCCGGACGGCCAGCTCTACATCAACCTCCACGGCTTCGACCACCACAGACAGCCTGTCGAACCCGGTGAAGCACTGCAGTTGCTGCTGCGCAGTCTGGGGCTCGCGGCCTCGGAGATCCCCGCGAGCCACGAGGCCCAGGGCCGTATGTACCGGACTCGGCTGGCCGGCCGACGCATGCTCGTCCTGCTGGACAACGCGGCCTCGTCCGAGCAGGTACGTCCCCTGCTGCCCGGCAGCCCGGGCTGCTGCGTCGTCGTCACCAGCCGCAACCGGCTCGGCGATCTCGTCGCCCACGATGGGGCGCACGCCCTGCCACTGGACCTCCTCCAGCCGGATGAGGCCCGCGCGCTGCTGAGCCGGGCACTCGGCGCGGACCGGGTCGCCTCCGATGAACTCGCGGTCGGTGAACTGATCCGGCTGTGCGGCAGCCTTCCGCTGGCGCTGCGCGTGGCCGCCGCCAGGCTGGCGGGCGATCCGGCCCTGCGGATGGCCGATCTGGTCGCGGAGATGACCGAGGGCAACAGGCTGGAGGCACTGGAGCCGGAAGGCGAGGCCGATTCGCCTTTGCGGACGGCCTTTTCGGTGTCCTACCGGGTTCTGGTGCCCGGTGCGCGTCGGCTGTTCCGGCTGCTCGGCCTGTTTCCGGGCGCGGAGTTCACCGCCGAGATCGCGTCAGGGCTCCTGGACGCACCGCTGTCGCAGGCCCGGCGTCTGCTCGGCGCGCTGGCCGCAGCGCATCTCGTCGAACCTGTGACGGTTGGGCGGTACCGGTTCCATGACCTGCTGCGCGAGTACGCGCGGGAGCGGGGACTGGTGGAGGAGACGGAGGCGGCCCGCGGCGCCGCGCTGGAGCGGCTCCTGATCTGGTACCTGAACGCCACCCGTGCCACCGCGGGAACCTGGCTCTTCCCGGAACTTCCCCCGAGCCTCCACCCCGGCGAGCACCCGGGCATGCCGCCGGCCGTCACATCCAGAGAGTGGCTGGACGCGGAAAGAGCGAATCTGCTCGCCGTCATCAACCATGCCGCCCACCATGGCCCTCGACCCGTCGCCTGGCATCTGACCTCGGCGCTGTTCGGCAACTTCTGGGTCCATCTGCCGAGGAAGACCTGGCAGGCCACCGCGGAGACGGCGCTGGACGCTGCCGAGGCCGAAAGGGACCTGTTCGGCCAGGCGGCGATGCACACCGGTCTCATGGTGGTTCGGTGGGAACGGGGTCGTGCGGGGCAGGCGATGGAGCACGCCACACGGGTACTGGACATCGGCCGCGAGCTCGGCTGGACGACGGGGGAGGCGGCGGGGCTCGGCCTGAGGGGCTTCGCCAAGTGGAGCATGGCGCGCCTTGAGAGCGCATACGACGATTTCACGGCCGGCCTGCGCATCTTCCGTGAGAACGGGAATCGCTACTTCGATGGATTCGGGGTGGTGGGCCTCGGTATGACCTGCTGGGACCTGGGCCGGCTTTCCGAGGCTGCTTCGCGCCTCGAAGTGGCCCTCAGCCACAGTGCGGAGCTCCGGGGGTGGAACGACAGCATGACGCTGCAGATTCTGGGCCGGGTGTACTGGGAACTCGGCCGCTTCACCGATGGGCTCCAGGTACTCGGCCCCGCGGTGACGTTCGACAAGAGGGCCGGTTACCGCGACGGCCGCGCCATGATGCTCGACACCATCGCGAAGATCAATGTCGAACTCGGCCGCTACGACGAGGGGCTGGAGCAGGCCGAGCGGGCCCTGGCCATGGTCAAGGACGTGGGACGGATCTGGATTCAGGCGTCCATCCCCCACACCGTCGCCGCCGCCCACCGAAAGCTGGGACGTCCGGACCGGGCTCTCCGAGCTGACGAGCAGGCCCTTGCTCTGGCTCGCAAAGGGGTCTTGAAACGCGCCGAGGCCGACAGTCTCCTGAGCCTCTCCCTCACGCACCATCAACTGGGCCGGTACGACGAGGCCAGGGCTCATGCCGAACAGGCACTGAGCCTGGCCCGCGACCACTCCTTCCGCGTGGTGGAGGGGCAGGCGCTGACAGCCCTGTTCGCCGTGACAGCCCGATCCGAATCAGCGGATTCCGAGGAAGGAAACGCCACCGCCGTCAAGCTCGGCCAGGAAGCCTTGTCCGTACACCGCGAAACCGGGCACCGCCTCGGCGAGGCCCGCACCCTGATCGCACTGGCCTGCGCCGTCCAGAGGACCGACAGGGCCGCCGCTGAACTGATGAGGCAGCAAGCGCGAGACGTCTTCTCGGCCATGGGCGTGCCCTCGAAGGAGTACGAGGGTTGCGTGGACTGA
- a CDS encoding IS110 family transposase → MDVVEERCAGIDLSKTDAKVCIRLPGSGKRARREVRTFSTMSDGLLELRDWLVDNQITRVGMEATASYWKPLFYLLEATEGVEPWLLNAQHIKTVPGRKTDVKDCEWICRLVEYGLVRPSFVPPRDIRQLRDLTRYRTETTRDRVRDVNRLAMFLEDAGIKLSSVVSDITGRSARAMLDALVAGERDPQVLAELALGSLQGKVPLLTRALTGAFSEHHAFMVASMLRAIDEADARIARLSEEINRQLLPLRAQTELLITIPGISLTLAQILIAEVGVDMGRFATAGHLASWAGMCPGNKESAGKRLSGRTRHGDTWLKTALFLAGATAARSKGTYLGAQYRRLVPHRGSKRATVAVGHSILVAAWHILRDMVPYQDLGPDHFTNRLGKERHTRRLIAQLAALGLDVTVTPREEAG, encoded by the coding sequence GTGGACGTGGTGGAAGAGCGATGCGCGGGCATCGACTTGAGCAAGACGGACGCCAAGGTGTGCATCCGGCTGCCGGGTTCGGGGAAGCGGGCCCGTCGTGAGGTGCGGACGTTTTCCACGATGAGCGACGGCCTGCTGGAACTGCGGGACTGGCTGGTGGACAACCAGATCACCCGGGTGGGCATGGAGGCGACCGCGTCCTATTGGAAGCCCCTGTTCTACCTGCTGGAGGCCACCGAGGGGGTCGAGCCGTGGCTGCTGAACGCCCAGCACATCAAGACCGTGCCGGGCCGCAAGACCGACGTGAAGGACTGCGAGTGGATCTGCCGCCTGGTCGAGTACGGCCTGGTCCGGCCCAGCTTCGTACCGCCGCGTGACATCCGGCAGCTACGGGACCTGACCCGGTACCGCACCGAGACCACCCGCGACCGGGTCCGCGACGTCAACCGGCTCGCGATGTTCCTGGAAGACGCCGGGATCAAGCTCAGCTCGGTGGTCAGCGACATCACCGGCCGCTCCGCGCGCGCCATGCTCGACGCCCTGGTCGCGGGCGAGCGTGATCCCCAGGTCCTGGCGGAGCTGGCGTTGGGCAGCCTGCAGGGCAAAGTGCCCCTGCTGACCCGGGCACTGACCGGAGCCTTCAGCGAGCACCACGCGTTCATGGTCGCCTCGATGCTCCGCGCGATCGACGAGGCCGACGCACGGATCGCCCGCCTGAGTGAGGAAATCAACCGGCAGCTGCTGCCCCTGCGTGCGCAGACCGAGCTGCTGATCACGATCCCCGGGATCAGCCTGACTCTGGCCCAGATCCTGATCGCCGAGGTCGGCGTGGACATGGGCCGCTTCGCCACCGCCGGGCACCTCGCGTCCTGGGCCGGGATGTGCCCGGGTAACAAGGAGTCGGCCGGCAAGCGACTGTCCGGGCGCACCCGTCACGGCGACACCTGGCTCAAGACCGCCCTGTTCCTGGCCGGCGCCACCGCCGCCCGAAGCAAGGGCACCTACCTCGGGGCCCAGTACCGAAGACTCGTTCCCCACCGCGGCAGCAAGCGCGCCACCGTCGCGGTCGGCCACTCCATCCTGGTCGCCGCCTGGCACATCCTGCGCGACATGGTCCCCTACCAAGACCTCGGTCCTGATCACTTCACCAACCGGCTCGGCAAGGAACGCCACACCCGCCGCCTCATCGCCCAACTCGCCGCCCTCGGCCTCGATGTCACCGTCACCCCACGCGAAGAGGCCGGTTGA
- a CDS encoding GNAT family N-acetyltransferase, producing MRSSAAHAAPAQVLADRALPDQACSSQATGSRGAWSAADYGLVSTLGGLGEGGPWAARVIDVCLRVEGWQTDVVGLVCLELSEMPQPLPAPVLRPALEEDLAVLEELARRTIDARYRSFLGDEGVDWFINSGASDDHIESHFRKGHLHCMEVSGDLVGLLITDESTIDLLMIDVDRQRQGLGRLLLSQAEQLLFAEYQEIRLETFATNATAVAFYEACGWSQSGQLESDGPDRIEFRRRRGM from the coding sequence ATGAGGTCTTCGGCCGCGCATGCCGCGCCGGCGCAGGTGCTCGCGGATCGCGCTCTGCCGGATCAGGCATGTTCGTCCCAGGCCACGGGATCGCGCGGCGCGTGGTCGGCGGCCGACTACGGGCTTGTGTCGACGCTTGGTGGGCTCGGCGAGGGTGGTCCATGGGCAGCCCGCGTTATTGACGTGTGTCTGCGGGTGGAGGGCTGGCAGACTGACGTGGTTGGTCTTGTCTGTCTGGAGCTCTCTGAAATGCCGCAACCTCTGCCAGCCCCGGTCCTCCGTCCTGCTCTCGAGGAGGACCTTGCGGTCCTTGAGGAGCTGGCTAGGCGCACCATCGATGCACGCTACCGTTCATTCCTGGGAGACGAGGGCGTCGACTGGTTCATCAACAGCGGGGCCTCCGATGATCACATCGAGTCGCACTTCCGCAAGGGACACCTCCACTGCATGGAGGTGAGCGGGGACCTCGTGGGGCTGCTGATCACTGACGAGTCCACCATCGACTTGCTGATGATCGACGTCGACCGTCAGCGTCAGGGTCTCGGGAGGTTGCTCCTGTCGCAGGCTGAGCAACTGCTCTTCGCCGAGTACCAGGAGATCCGCCTGGAAACCTTCGCCACCAACGCCACGGCCGTCGCGTTCTATGAGGCGTGCGGTTGGTCGCAGTCGGGGCAACTGGAATCCGATGGACCTGACAGGATCGAATTTCGGCGGCGTCGGGGCATGTGA
- a CDS encoding SMI1/KNR4 family protein: MWKEAAARALPDVAFRAPVAATVLAEAEQRLGRSCPAQLTELLLETDGIVGEDETDVVWSLDRIVEQNLLFWAPDTFPGLYMPFDPLLFFGDNGGGDQFAFVLTPERPDIFVWDHETDSRLWAARELEDYLHRSLAGDGDWWS, translated from the coding sequence ATGTGGAAAGAAGCCGCTGCCAGAGCCTTGCCCGACGTCGCGTTTCGGGCGCCCGTTGCCGCCACGGTACTTGCTGAGGCGGAGCAGCGCCTGGGCCGCAGCTGTCCGGCGCAGCTGACTGAGCTGTTGTTGGAGACCGACGGGATAGTCGGTGAGGACGAGACCGATGTCGTGTGGTCGCTGGATCGGATTGTGGAGCAGAATCTTCTGTTCTGGGCTCCCGATACGTTTCCAGGCCTGTACATGCCTTTTGATCCGCTGCTGTTCTTCGGCGACAACGGAGGGGGAGACCAGTTCGCCTTCGTACTGACGCCCGAGCGTCCAGACATCTTTGTCTGGGACCACGAGACTGACAGTCGGCTGTGGGCTGCACGAGAGCTGGAGGACTACTTGCACCGCTCCCTCGCGGGTGATGGTGACTGGTGGTCTTAA
- a CDS encoding DsbA family oxidoreductase, with translation MQIEFWSDIVCPFCGLTDNRLRLALARFEHADEVRIVHRSFQLHPDLPREGISQRRLLDMHGIPAARGEQIFAPIERAARAEGMAPFHALERTLGPTDYAHELLALATDQGRGCEVWTAMFRAHFGQARELWTREQVLDFAAEVGLDREEAAEALRERRYRDRVAADQREAERLGARGMPFITLDGAYAVHGAVGIDELLAAMTRAWEAAHPTLKPLRILGGEDAAVCGPDGCAVHQHPAP, from the coding sequence ATGCAGATCGAATTCTGGTCCGACATCGTCTGCCCGTTCTGCGGATTGACCGACAACCGGCTGCGGCTGGCGCTGGCGCGTTTCGAGCACGCCGACGAGGTGCGGATCGTCCACCGCTCGTTCCAGCTCCACCCCGACCTGCCCCGCGAAGGCATCAGCCAGCGCCGGTTGCTGGACATGCACGGAATCCCCGCGGCGAGGGGCGAGCAGATCTTCGCACCGATCGAGCGCGCAGCCCGGGCCGAGGGGATGGCGCCCTTCCACGCGCTGGAGCGCACGCTGGGGCCGACGGACTACGCACACGAACTTCTCGCCCTCGCCACAGACCAGGGGCGGGGCTGCGAGGTGTGGACGGCCATGTTTCGCGCCCACTTCGGGCAAGCGCGCGAGCTGTGGACCAGGGAACAAGTCCTGGACTTCGCAGCCGAGGTCGGGCTCGACCGTGAGGAGGCGGCCGAAGCGCTGCGCGAGCGGCGTTACCGCGACCGGGTGGCTGCCGACCAACGTGAGGCCGAGCGCCTGGGGGCACGCGGGATGCCGTTCATCACCCTCGACGGTGCGTACGCCGTCCACGGCGCCGTCGGTATCGACGAGCTCCTGGCCGCGATGACCAGGGCCTGGGAGGCGGCGCATCCCACGCTCAAGCCGCTCCGGATTCTCGGCGGAGAGGACGCGGCGGTCTGCGGCCCGGACGGCTGCGCGGTCCACCAGCATCCCGCGCCCTGA
- a CDS encoding FMN-dependent NADH-azoreductase, whose product MTYLLRIDTSASGEASVSRQVADTFTAAWPGDIVRRDLAMDPVGHLDAAGIQARTTPADQHTPDQHAAAGLQDELVEEFLGADAYLFAVPLYNYAMPSVFKAWLDHVMIVGRTIGLAGPAPSTGRPAVVVSARGGGYGPGAPQHGKDFLIPALETILGDPGLMALDVRPITPELTYAPTVPSLRHLLPQHRLSLEEAHAQARRQAVEIAGRAATSLTT is encoded by the coding sequence ATGACCTACCTGCTGCGCATCGACACCTCGGCCTCCGGCGAGGCTTCCGTCTCCCGCCAGGTCGCCGATACCTTCACCGCTGCCTGGCCCGGCGACATCGTCCGCCGCGACCTCGCGATGGACCCCGTCGGTCACCTGGACGCCGCCGGCATCCAGGCCCGTACGACCCCCGCCGATCAGCACACCCCCGACCAGCACGCCGCCGCCGGACTCCAGGACGAACTCGTGGAGGAATTCCTCGGCGCCGACGCGTACCTCTTCGCCGTTCCGCTCTACAACTACGCGATGCCGTCGGTGTTCAAGGCGTGGCTGGACCACGTCATGATTGTCGGCAGGACGATCGGGTTGGCCGGCCCGGCGCCCAGCACCGGCCGCCCCGCCGTCGTCGTCTCCGCCCGGGGCGGCGGCTACGGCCCCGGCGCGCCCCAGCACGGCAAGGACTTCCTGATCCCGGCGCTGGAGACCATCCTCGGCGATCCGGGGCTGATGGCCCTGGACGTCCGCCCCATCACGCCCGAGCTGACCTATGCGCCTACGGTGCCTTCGCTCCGGCACCTGCTCCCGCAGCACCGCCTCTCGCTTGAGGAGGCGCACGCGCAGGCGCGCCGTCAGGCGGTGGAGATCGCCGGGCGCGCCGCAACCTCGTTGACCACCTGA
- a CDS encoding MazG nucleotide pyrophosphohydrolase domain-containing protein — protein sequence MSLGELKKRAMRIHDLYDELNRRERGRGWMRDEYMLGFMGDVGDLAKLVMAEEGAREVPGGRAALEHELADCLWSVLILAHHYDVDLEEAFHRTMTELDDAISARLAEHGDAKPAGEDVD from the coding sequence GTGAGCCTTGGCGAGCTGAAGAAGCGGGCGATGAGGATCCATGACCTCTACGACGAGCTGAACCGTCGTGAGCGCGGCCGGGGCTGGATGCGCGACGAGTACATGCTCGGCTTCATGGGCGACGTCGGCGATCTGGCCAAGCTCGTGATGGCTGAGGAGGGTGCTCGAGAAGTCCCGGGCGGTCGTGCAGCGCTGGAGCATGAACTCGCAGACTGTCTGTGGTCCGTGCTGATCCTCGCGCATCACTACGACGTGGATCTCGAGGAAGCCTTCCACCGCACCATGACGGAACTCGATGACGCCATCAGTGCCCGGCTTGCCGAGCATGGTGACGCGAAGCCTGCGGGTGAGGACGTCGACTGA
- a CDS encoding PPOX class F420-dependent oxidoreductase translates to MTIKLNDPARRLLDDVNPAVLATVNPDGSPQTSVVWVARDGDHLLLSSAAGRRKVTNVQRDARVSLTVYDRTDPLRYLEVRGTAAVAEDVGRKLAVALAEQYEGAGAGEEYLELPPEVVRVVVRITPQRLIGTFAD, encoded by the coding sequence GTGACGATCAAGTTGAACGATCCCGCCCGCAGGCTTCTTGACGACGTGAATCCGGCGGTGCTGGCCACCGTGAACCCTGACGGCAGCCCGCAGACCTCGGTGGTCTGGGTCGCCCGGGACGGCGATCACCTGCTGCTCTCTTCGGCAGCCGGCCGCCGCAAGGTCACCAACGTGCAGCGCGACGCGCGGGTCAGCCTCACGGTCTACGACCGGACCGACCCGCTGCGATACCTGGAGGTTCGCGGTACCGCAGCGGTGGCCGAGGATGTGGGCCGGAAGCTGGCTGTCGCACTGGCCGAGCAGTACGAGGGAGCCGGCGCGGGCGAGGAATACCTGGAACTGCCGCCGGAGGTGGTGCGGGTCGTCGTCAGGATCACCCCGCAGCGGCTGATCGGGACCTTTGCCGACTGA
- a CDS encoding helix-turn-helix domain-containing protein, with amino-acid sequence MSQERGVAAVGAGSELRRGRTNVRASVRRAPGPCAHWGDGDADFIREILDLVGDKWSVLIIGTLSDGPVRYSELAHAIPGISQRMLTLTLKQLQRSGLVDRTAYAEVPPRVEYSLTSLGTSLLSTVLELAAWSAERHTEIRRHQQRYDAGTA; translated from the coding sequence GTGAGTCAGGAGAGAGGGGTGGCGGCCGTGGGCGCCGGGAGCGAGTTGCGGCGGGGACGCACGAATGTGAGGGCGAGCGTGCGGCGGGCCCCCGGCCCGTGTGCGCACTGGGGCGACGGGGACGCGGACTTCATCCGCGAGATCCTCGACCTGGTCGGCGACAAGTGGAGCGTGCTGATCATCGGCACACTCTCCGACGGACCCGTGCGCTACTCCGAGCTCGCACACGCCATCCCCGGCATCTCCCAGCGCATGCTCACCCTCACCCTCAAGCAGCTCCAACGCAGCGGCCTGGTCGACCGCACGGCGTACGCCGAGGTGCCGCCGCGCGTCGAGTACTCCCTTACCAGCCTCGGCACCTCCCTGCTGTCCACCGTGCTGGAGCTGGCCGCCTGGTCGGCCGAGCGGCACACGGAGATCCGCCGACATCAGCAGAGGTACGACGCAGGAACCGCCTAG
- a CDS encoding peptidoglycan-binding domain-containing protein produces MQIKRGFTVSVAALVLAGAATVAAAASAPARTPPAATAPVAGAGPSAAIDPAFCGFDNRLTPPTIREGAAGNTVREAQCLLQLWGFYIGPGIDGAFGPLTTKATKAFQTSRGLTADGIIGPNTWTRLRNG; encoded by the coding sequence ATGCAGATCAAGCGCGGTTTCACAGTTTCCGTGGCCGCCCTCGTACTGGCAGGCGCGGCCACTGTCGCCGCAGCAGCCTCAGCGCCTGCGAGGACGCCGCCCGCCGCCACCGCACCTGTCGCCGGCGCGGGTCCCTCCGCGGCAATCGACCCGGCCTTCTGCGGCTTCGACAACCGGCTCACGCCGCCCACGATCCGTGAGGGCGCTGCCGGGAACACGGTGCGCGAGGCCCAGTGCTTACTCCAGCTCTGGGGGTTCTACATCGGCCCGGGAATCGACGGCGCCTTCGGACCCCTCACCACCAAGGCCACCAAGGCATTCCAGACCAGTCGAGGCCTGACCGCCGACGGCATCATCGGCCCGAACACGTGGACAAGGCTGCGTAACGGATAA
- a CDS encoding ArsR/SmtB family transcription factor gives MLSTPAERLRKDLALLPAPPSWARTWASTLADADRTALAAIGEALHDYHSAALAPVWPRLQALVDADRAQRARALIDHGTEGLLRSLGPTLRWRPPVLEADYPVDRDLYLNGRGLLLVPSVFCWRTPVTLVDPELRPVLVYPVSHEAGWWLRPADRAPAEGDRLSQLLGHSRATALRVIQDGCTTGELARRIGVTAPTASQHTAILRETGLIISVRCRNTVLHTLTPLGIDLLSINLAPQPKARSTISRGAAQS, from the coding sequence GTGCTGTCCACGCCCGCCGAGCGGTTACGGAAGGACTTGGCTCTGCTCCCCGCCCCTCCCAGCTGGGCCCGTACCTGGGCCAGCACCTTGGCCGATGCCGATCGGACAGCACTCGCCGCGATCGGTGAGGCGCTGCACGACTACCACAGCGCCGCCCTCGCCCCTGTGTGGCCGCGCCTCCAGGCGCTGGTCGACGCGGATCGCGCCCAACGGGCCCGCGCCCTCATCGATCATGGCACCGAAGGTCTGCTACGCAGCCTGGGCCCCACACTGCGCTGGCGCCCACCCGTGCTGGAGGCGGACTATCCGGTCGACCGCGACCTCTATCTGAACGGGCGCGGGCTTCTCCTGGTGCCCTCGGTGTTCTGCTGGCGCACGCCCGTCACGCTTGTCGACCCCGAGCTGCGCCCGGTCCTGGTCTACCCCGTTTCCCACGAGGCCGGCTGGTGGCTCCGTCCGGCCGATCGTGCCCCTGCGGAAGGAGACCGGCTGTCCCAACTGCTCGGGCACAGCAGGGCGACCGCGCTCCGGGTGATCCAGGACGGCTGCACCACGGGCGAACTCGCCCGGCGTATAGGCGTCACCGCCCCCACCGCCAGCCAACACACCGCCATATTGCGCGAGACGGGCCTGATCATCTCCGTCCGGTGCCGCAACACGGTGCTCCACACCCTCACACCTCTGGGCATTGATCTGCTCAGCATCAACCTTGCACCGCAGCCGAAAGCCAGGTCCACGATAAGTCGGGGTGCGGCCCAGTCATAG